A stretch of the Synechocystis sp. PCC 7338 genome encodes the following:
- a CDS encoding phosphatidate cytidylyltransferase — MPTQRIISAVIGIALAFSLLILGGWYFSAAIALVIYLGLREYFQMVRAKGIAPAAKTTMVLSLMLLLSATVTPHLTDAFFPLTGALICFYLLFQPKMATIADISTSLLGLFYGGYLPSYWVRLRLRDGAVNPMGLHLPLNGFWPESWAHPEKFPAGLLVTILAFACIWAADIGAYIMGKWLGRTRLSDISPKKTVEGSLWGVGGSLLVGVLGAWYLQWPYWEITGALLGLLIGIVSLLGDLTESMMKRDAGVKDSGQLIPGHGGILDRTDSYVFTAPLVYYFVVLLLPVLNNL; from the coding sequence ATGCCCACCCAGAGAATTATTAGTGCAGTCATCGGCATTGCCTTGGCGTTTTCCCTGTTAATTTTGGGGGGTTGGTACTTTAGCGCGGCGATCGCCTTAGTGATTTATCTGGGGTTGCGGGAATATTTCCAAATGGTCAGGGCTAAGGGCATTGCGCCAGCCGCTAAGACCACCATGGTGCTGTCATTAATGTTACTACTGTCGGCCACGGTGACCCCCCACCTAACCGATGCGTTTTTTCCTTTAACGGGGGCTTTGATCTGCTTTTATTTGCTTTTTCAACCCAAAATGGCCACCATTGCCGATATTTCCACATCGTTACTGGGCCTGTTTTATGGCGGCTATTTACCAAGCTATTGGGTCCGACTGCGGTTGAGGGACGGAGCCGTTAACCCCATGGGATTACACTTGCCCCTGAATGGCTTTTGGCCCGAGTCCTGGGCCCATCCAGAAAAATTTCCCGCTGGCTTACTGGTTACCATCCTCGCCTTCGCCTGTATCTGGGCGGCAGACATTGGCGCCTACATTATGGGTAAATGGTTGGGACGTACCCGCCTGTCGGACATTAGCCCCAAGAAAACCGTGGAAGGTTCCCTCTGGGGAGTGGGGGGAAGTTTACTGGTGGGGGTATTGGGTGCTTGGTATTTGCAATGGCCCTATTGGGAAATTACCGGCGCTTTACTGGGCCTATTAATCGGCATAGTTAGTCTGCTGGGGGACTTAACGGAGTCAATGATGAAACGGGATGCAGGGGTGAAGGATTCTGGTCAATTAATTCCGGGGCACGGAGGTATTTTAGACCGCACTGACAGCTATGTTTTTACCGCTCCCCTAGTTTATTACTTTGTCGTTTTACTATTGCCTGTGCTCAACAACCTTTGA